From one Lycium ferocissimum isolate CSIRO_LF1 chromosome 5, AGI_CSIRO_Lferr_CH_V1, whole genome shotgun sequence genomic stretch:
- the LOC132057547 gene encoding uncharacterized protein LOC132057547 encodes MVELTKIINRLNNREFFVSVEYAKSNSADIGYSGNCFTWCNERKEDKIIWKRLDRMVVNEKWNELFSNNEIVHLPRNDFLEVIRRNWKSETTGNIFWLIQQKMKNTSKALSTWSRNSIGDIFAKEKELGELIDNLEEKYMNALTQDDRMHLHKAKADFILHLKHVESYWRQKANIKWQLEGDENTKFFHSVVRGRTSALQINMIQKDGIWIQGDREIGLAAAEYYQNLFTKDNITKGLS; translated from the exons ATGGTTGAACTCACTAAGATCATTAATAGGCTTAATAACAGGGAGTTCTTTGTATCAGTGGAATATGCTAAATCAAATTCTGCTG ATATTGGTTATTCTGGGAACTGTTTTACTTGGTGCAATGAGAGGAAAGAAGATAAAATCATTTGGAAAAGGTTGGATAGGATGGTAGTCAATGAAAAGTGGAATGAGCTTTTCTCTAATAATGAAATAGTCCATTTACCCAGA AATGATTTCTTGGAAGTGATTAGAAGGAATTGGAAATCAGAAACAACTGGCAACATTTTTTGGCTCATCCAACAGAAAATGAAAAACACTAGTAAGGCTCTTAGTACTTGGTCCAGAAATAGTATTGGTGATATATTTGCTAAAGAGAAAGAACTAGGAGAATTGATAGATAATTTGGAGGAGAAATATATGAACGCATTGACTCAGGATGACAGGATGCACCTTCATAAAGCAAAAGCTGATTTTATTCTCCATCTTAAGCATGTGGAATCTTACTGGAGACAGAAGGCTAACATCAAATGGCAATTAGAGGGTGATGAGAATACAAAATTCTTTCACTCAGTGGTACGGGGTAGAACGAGCGCACTGCAGATTAACATGATACAAAAAGATGGTATATGGATCCAAGGTGACAGGGAAATTGGTTTGGCAGCTGCAGAATATTACCAAAATCTTTTCACTAAAGACAACATCACCAAGGGACTTTCCTAA